Proteins from a single region of Eretmochelys imbricata isolate rEreImb1 chromosome 20, rEreImb1.hap1, whole genome shotgun sequence:
- the NXNL1 gene encoding nucleoredoxin-like protein 1 yields MVSLFIGKILITNNKDCDEVDTESELSQRLDNKVMLLYFGSSECTRCQEFSPVLRDFFVRLTDEFYVERASQLVLVYVSQDETEEKQEKFLKTMPKRWLFLPFQDEFKRELELRFAVSNTPVVVVLKPSGEVIAGNAVEEIRCLGTACFKNWQEAAELVDRSFLLAEDFDDLAKRSITDPIRRLKYKLDKKTRKKKEKEEVLCPDMEL; encoded by the exons ATGGTTTCCCTTTTCATTGGGAAGATCCTGATTACAAACAACAAGGACTGTGATGAAGTGGACACTGAGAGTGAACTTAGCCAGAGACTGGATAACAAAGTGATGCTGCTGTATTTTGGATCTAGTGAATGCACTCGATGCCAGGAGTTTTCACCTGTCCTCAGAGATTTCTTTGTGAGACTCACGGATGAATTTTATGTGGAAAGGGCTTCCCAGCTGGTCCTGGTATACGTGTCTCAGGATGAGACAGAGGAGAAGCAAGAAAAGTTCCTGAAGACTATGCCCAAAAGGTGGCTGTTCTTACCCTTCCAGGATGAGTTCAAAAG GGAGCTGGAGTTGAGGTTTGCTGTGTCCAACACACCTGTAGTGGTGGTGCTGAAGCCAAGCGGGGAGGTGATTGCTGGGAATGCTGTGGAGGAGATCAGGTGCTTGGGCACTGCCTGTTTCAAGAACTGGCAAGAGGCCGCTGAGCTAGTTGACAGGAGCTTTCTTTTGGCAGAGGACTTTGATGACTTGGCCAAGAGGAGCATCACCGATCCCATCCGCCGCCTCAAGTACAAGCTGGACAAGAAGACAAGgaaaaagaaggagaaagaggaagTGCTCTGTCCTGATATGGAATTATGA